The following are encoded in a window of Brienomyrus brachyistius isolate T26 unplaced genomic scaffold, BBRACH_0.4 scaffold79, whole genome shotgun sequence genomic DNA:
- the LOC125726916 gene encoding probable G-protein coupled receptor 141, translating to MPDGIRVTLLAIYSLILVFGGLVSTVTLVRILKSSCLSVTTTAVINLILVHYLFLLTVPFRIHYYASNEWSLGPTFCRLVSATLHGHMLLSFIFYVIILVIRDISFFKQTSRLAFYRRLHAVAFSVSIWLVIFSILLPVTFSSYGTNSNYGTNSNYSTNSNYSNNSTKCFQFGSAIKKGSVRDLNYVISCAILLTVLAFTGCQLYILIRVLQLHKMTAFKHQEFWAQVKSFLFILIMIVCFFPYHIFRIYYVINIHKYELEWKNEVFFAMTALSCFDMLIFFGKCRWATKMAFSCVDCCK from the coding sequence ATGCCTGATGGTATCAGAGTAACCTTGCTGGCGATCTATAGCCTCATCCTGGTTTTTGGCGGACTGGTCAGCACTGTGACGTTGGTGAGAATCCTGAAGTCCAGCTGTCTCTCGGTGACCACCACGGCGGTCATCAACCTGATCCTGGTGCACTACCTCTTCCTCCTGACCGTGCCTTTCCGCATCCACTACTATGCATCCAACGAATGGAGCCTGGGTCCCACGTTCTGCCGCCTGGTCAGCGCCACCCTCCACGGCCACATGCTCCTCTCCTTCATCTTCTACGTCATCATCCTCGTCATCCGCGACATAAGCTTCTTCAAGCAGACCAGCAGGCTGGCCTTCTACCGCCGGCTGCACGCCGTCGCCTTCAGCGTCTCCATCTGGCTCGTCATCTTCAGCATCCTCCTCCCGGTCACATTCTCCAGCTACGGCACCAACAGCAACTACGGCACCAACAGCAACTACAGCACCAACAGCAACTACAGCAACAACAGCACCAAGTGCTTCCAATTCGGCTCGGCGATTAAAAAAGGGTCTGTGCGCGACCTGAACTACGTGATCAGCTGTGCCATTCTCCTGACCGTGCTGGCATTTACGGGATGCCAGCTGTACATTCTGATCCGAGTCCTCCAGCTGCACAAGATGACCGCCTTCAAACACCAGGAATTCTGGGCCCAGGTGAAAAGCTTCCTCTTCATTTTAATCATGATTGTCTGCTTTTTCCCATACCACATATTTAGGATATActacgtgataaatatccataaaTACGAACtggaatggaaaaatgaagTGTTCTTCGCAATGACCGCCCTCAGCTGCTTTGACATGCTGATTTTCTTTGGAAAGTGCCGGTGGGCTACGAAGATGGCCTTCAGCTGTGTGGACTGCTGTAAATAG
- the hnf4g gene encoding hepatocyte nuclear factor 4-gamma isoform X1 encodes MDAVDYCEGLEPAYSVLGFESITMLYGSEPGSGMLTESNGGGAEETTLSSYCAICGDKATGKHYGASSCDGCKGFFRRSIRKSHVYSCRFNRQCVVDKDKRNQCRFCRLHKCFRAGMKKEAVQNERDRISSRRSACDASELPPITVLAKAEELSQQMNAPSAAVSSDVSEKTTAGVADVCESMKQQLLVLVEWAKYIPAFSELPLDDQVCLLRAHAGEQLLLGVAKRSMPYKDVLLLGTDHVIRRDCHEPEISRVANRVLDELVAPFQDIQVDDNEYAALKAIVFFDPDAKSLSNSSKIKALRCQVQMSLEDYINDRQYDSRGRFGELLLLLPTLQSITWQMIEQLQFVKLFGLAKIDNLLQEMLLGGLATEPPHLPHSGHPQLVPDPLTGHTVLISSLPAPVHVEQISAPETPVPSPPQGPAAEMYKVTSSPSPMLALQAVPDRDSPNSTL; translated from the exons ATGGACGCGGTCGATTACTGCGAGGGCCTGGAGCCCGCCTACAGCGTCCTGGGGTTCGAGAGCATCACCATGCTGTATGGATCCG AACCGGGCAGCGGGATGCTCACCGAGTCCAATGGCGGGGGGGCGGAGGAGACCACGCTCAGCTCTTACTGCGCCATCTGCGGGGACAAGGCCACGGGCAAGCACTACGGGGCCTCCAGCTGCGACGGCTGCAAGGGCTTCTTCAGACGGAGCATCAGGAAGAGCCACGTTTACTCCTGCAG GTTTAACCGGCAGTGTGTCGTTGACAAAGATAAAAGGAATCAGTGCAGATTTTGCCGGCTGCACAAATGTTTCCGCGCGGGGATGAAGAAAGAAG CGGTGCAAAACGAAAGGGATCGGATCAGCTCCCGGAGGAGCGCGTGTGACGCCAGCGAGCTGCCGCCCATCACGGTGCTGGCCAAGGCAGAGGAGCTGTCCCAGCAG atgaATGCTCCTAGTGCCGCTGTCTCCTCGGACGTCTCAGAGAAGACGACAGCAGGTGTGGCCGACGTCTGCGAGTCCATGAAGCAGCAGTTATTGGTGCTGGTGGAGTGGGCCAAGTACATCCCGGCCTTCAGCGAGTTGCCGCTGGACGACCAG GTCTGCCTTTTGCGAGCCCACGCAGGGGAGCAGCTGCTCCTGGGGGTGGCGAAGAGGTCCATGCCCTACAAAgacgtcctgctgctgg GTACCGACCACGTCATCCGGCGTGACTGCCACGAGCCCGAAATCAGCCGGGTGGCcaatcgcgtgctggacgagcTGGTCGCGCCGTTCCAGGACATCCAGGTGGACGACAACGAGTACGCCGCCCTCAAGGCTATCGTTTTCTTTGACCCGG ACGCTAAGAGCCTGAGCAACTCGTCGAAGATCAAGGCCCTGCGCTGCCAGGTGCAGATGAGCCTGGAGGACTACATCAACGACCGGCAGTACGACTCTCGCGGCCGCTTCGgcgagctgctgctgctgctgcccacCCTGCAGAGCATCACCTGGCAGATGATCGAGCAGCTGCAGTTCGTCAAGCTCTTCGGCTTGGCCAAGATAGACAACCTGCTGCAGGAGATGCTGCTGGGAG GCCTGGCCACAGAGCCTCCCCACCTGCCTCACTCCGGTCACCCGCAGCTGGTTCCGGACCCCCTGACGGGCCACACCGTCCTTATCAGCTCACTGCCAGCCCCCGTGCACGTCGAGCAGATCT CCGCCCCGGAGACACCCGTGCCGTCGCCGCCGCAGGGACCAGCCGCTGAGATGTACAAGGTCACTTCCAGTCCCTCCCCCATGCTGGCTCTGCAGGCCGTGCCAGATCGCGACTCCCCCAACAGCACACTCTAG
- the hnf4g gene encoding hepatocyte nuclear factor 4-gamma isoform X2: protein MLTESNGGGAEETTLSSYCAICGDKATGKHYGASSCDGCKGFFRRSIRKSHVYSCRFNRQCVVDKDKRNQCRFCRLHKCFRAGMKKEAVQNERDRISSRRSACDASELPPITVLAKAEELSQQMNAPSAAVSSDVSEKTTAGVADVCESMKQQLLVLVEWAKYIPAFSELPLDDQVCLLRAHAGEQLLLGVAKRSMPYKDVLLLGTDHVIRRDCHEPEISRVANRVLDELVAPFQDIQVDDNEYAALKAIVFFDPDAKSLSNSSKIKALRCQVQMSLEDYINDRQYDSRGRFGELLLLLPTLQSITWQMIEQLQFVKLFGLAKIDNLLQEMLLGGLATEPPHLPHSGHPQLVPDPLTGHTVLISSLPAPVHVEQISAPETPVPSPPQGPAAEMYKVTSSPSPMLALQAVPDRDSPNSTL, encoded by the exons ATGCTCACCGAGTCCAATGGCGGGGGGGCGGAGGAGACCACGCTCAGCTCTTACTGCGCCATCTGCGGGGACAAGGCCACGGGCAAGCACTACGGGGCCTCCAGCTGCGACGGCTGCAAGGGCTTCTTCAGACGGAGCATCAGGAAGAGCCACGTTTACTCCTGCAG GTTTAACCGGCAGTGTGTCGTTGACAAAGATAAAAGGAATCAGTGCAGATTTTGCCGGCTGCACAAATGTTTCCGCGCGGGGATGAAGAAAGAAG CGGTGCAAAACGAAAGGGATCGGATCAGCTCCCGGAGGAGCGCGTGTGACGCCAGCGAGCTGCCGCCCATCACGGTGCTGGCCAAGGCAGAGGAGCTGTCCCAGCAG atgaATGCTCCTAGTGCCGCTGTCTCCTCGGACGTCTCAGAGAAGACGACAGCAGGTGTGGCCGACGTCTGCGAGTCCATGAAGCAGCAGTTATTGGTGCTGGTGGAGTGGGCCAAGTACATCCCGGCCTTCAGCGAGTTGCCGCTGGACGACCAG GTCTGCCTTTTGCGAGCCCACGCAGGGGAGCAGCTGCTCCTGGGGGTGGCGAAGAGGTCCATGCCCTACAAAgacgtcctgctgctgg GTACCGACCACGTCATCCGGCGTGACTGCCACGAGCCCGAAATCAGCCGGGTGGCcaatcgcgtgctggacgagcTGGTCGCGCCGTTCCAGGACATCCAGGTGGACGACAACGAGTACGCCGCCCTCAAGGCTATCGTTTTCTTTGACCCGG ACGCTAAGAGCCTGAGCAACTCGTCGAAGATCAAGGCCCTGCGCTGCCAGGTGCAGATGAGCCTGGAGGACTACATCAACGACCGGCAGTACGACTCTCGCGGCCGCTTCGgcgagctgctgctgctgctgcccacCCTGCAGAGCATCACCTGGCAGATGATCGAGCAGCTGCAGTTCGTCAAGCTCTTCGGCTTGGCCAAGATAGACAACCTGCTGCAGGAGATGCTGCTGGGAG GCCTGGCCACAGAGCCTCCCCACCTGCCTCACTCCGGTCACCCGCAGCTGGTTCCGGACCCCCTGACGGGCCACACCGTCCTTATCAGCTCACTGCCAGCCCCCGTGCACGTCGAGCAGATCT CCGCCCCGGAGACACCCGTGCCGTCGCCGCCGCAGGGACCAGCCGCTGAGATGTACAAGGTCACTTCCAGTCCCTCCCCCATGCTGGCTCTGCAGGCCGTGCCAGATCGCGACTCCCCCAACAGCACACTCTAG